AGTACCTGATCCGTGCTGAGGCCCGCACCCGCTTAGGTAAGCTCACCGAGGCGTTGGCAGATTTGAATGTCGTGCGTAGTCGCGCCGGTGTGCCAGCCAGTACGGCTGCCTCCGCCGAAGCACTGCTTTTGGCCATTGAGAATGAACGCCGGGTGGAGTTTGCCTTCGAAGCCGACCGTTGGTTTAACCTCGTGCGCACCGGCCGTGCTGGCGTCGTGCTAGGCGTTACCGATCAGCGTCGCTGGCTGTTTCCAATTCCTTTCAACGACTTGGTTGCTGATCCGGATCTAGAGCAGAACCCTGGTTATTAAGCGTCGTGCCAAAGGCTGTTCTGCTATGATTCTGAGTATTCGGCGTGCTGCCGTTTGAACACAATTAGAACGTTATGCTGAGCGCAGCCGCAGGTGAAGTCGAAGCATCTCGCCCATGGGATAAACCTAGTACTTGCCCAACAATCGAGTGAGATGCTTCGGCAAACTCAGCATGACAGTTTTTCTCAACACCGATTCAACAATACTTGATTGTCTTCTGACTGCTATGTTAAAAGCATACTTTTCTGTTGCCCTTTTCACTCTTGGCCTAGGTATGGTTGCACCCGTTGCGGCCCAAACGGCTACTTCCATCAGTTTTTACTTTCCGAAAGCGGCGCCCGGTTCGTTCGATCCAGCTATTCCTACGCCCGAGCAGTTTCTCGGATATCCTATTGGCTCGCACTACACCCGTTCCGACCAAATTGTAGCTTACTTACGTGAGTTGGATCGGGTGTCCGACAAAGTGAGTTTTCGGGTGTTAGGCAAGACGTTCGAGGAGCGGCCGCAGGTGGTGGCTACTATCACCTCGGTGGAGCATCAGCAGAACCTAGCCAAGCTCCAAGCCGAGCGCAAGGCTCTGGTGGACCCATCCCAGCCGGCGCCTGACTATGGCAAGCTGCCCGTGATAGTGAGCCTCAACTATGGTGTACATGGTAACGAAAGCTCTAGCTCGGAAGCAGCTCTGCTCACGGCCTACTATCTAACGGCCTCTACCGCCCCCGAAACCAAGCAGTGGCTAGACCAGGCGATTATCACCATCGATCCGCTGGAAAATCCCGATGGGCGCGACCGGGCCTCGCACTGGTTCGACCAAAATAAGTCGTGGCCTCCCGTTACCGACCCGCTCGACCGGGAGCACACCGAGGCTTGGCCCAACGGCCGCACCAACCACTTCTACACCGACCTCAACCGCGACTGGCTGGCGTTGACCCAGCCCGAAAGCCGGGCCCGAATGGCGTTTTTCCATGAGTGGTACCCCAATGTGATGATCGACTTTCACGAAATGGGTACCAGCAGCACCTATTACTTCGAACCCACTAAGCCCCTGAGCACTGAAAACGACCTGATTCCACGGGCTACTTATGAGGTACTCAATGTGCACCTAGCCAAGTACCACGCCCAGGCCCTAGACCAGCTCGGCGCCCTATACTGGACCAAAGAGCAATTCGATAATCTTTCGCCCATCTATGGCTCCACCTACCCAGACTTCCAGGGCGGGGTAGGAGCTACGTTCGAGGTAGGCAGTTCACGGGGTATAGCGCAGGAAGGCGGCAATGGCGTCGTGAAATTTCCGGTTACCATCCGCAACCACGTCGCGACGGGTTTGGCTACCGTGCGTGGGGCGGTAGAGGAGCGGGAGTTGTATTTGCGCCACCAGCGTGAGTTTTTCAGTTCGGCCTTGACGGCGGCTAATAAGTTTCCAACTAAGGCGTACGTGTTTGGCAGCGCCCAGGACCCTACGCTTACTAACCGCTTCTTAGAGCTGCTACTCCAACATAAAATCCGGGTGCACGAGTTGGGCAAGACTGTCACGCTCGACAAGCAAACCTTCGAGCAAGGTAAGGCCTATGTGGTGCCTACCGCCCAACCGCAGTACCGCATCGTGCACTCCTTGTTCGAGGAAGTAACGGCCTTTCACGACAGTGTATTCTACGATGTAACTGGTTGGAGCCAGGCCCACGCGTATGGGCTGCCGCTGTCCAAACAAAAAAACACCAGCTTGGTGCAGGGCGCGCCGGTAGTAGCCAGCAAGCCCTTAACCGGCACGGTCAATGGTGGGGCCAGCAGCTACGCTTATCTGCTACCCTGGTCCGATTATAATGCTCCCAAGGCCTTGGTGGCCTTGCAACAAGCTGGACTGTCCGTGAAAACGGCGTTCAAGCCGTTCCGGGCGGGCACCAG
This genomic window from Hymenobacter volaticus contains:
- a CDS encoding M14 family zinc carboxypeptidase produces the protein MVAPVAAQTATSISFYFPKAAPGSFDPAIPTPEQFLGYPIGSHYTRSDQIVAYLRELDRVSDKVSFRVLGKTFEERPQVVATITSVEHQQNLAKLQAERKALVDPSQPAPDYGKLPVIVSLNYGVHGNESSSSEAALLTAYYLTASTAPETKQWLDQAIITIDPLENPDGRDRASHWFDQNKSWPPVTDPLDREHTEAWPNGRTNHFYTDLNRDWLALTQPESRARMAFFHEWYPNVMIDFHEMGTSSTYYFEPTKPLSTENDLIPRATYEVLNVHLAKYHAQALDQLGALYWTKEQFDNLSPIYGSTYPDFQGGVGATFEVGSSRGIAQEGGNGVVKFPVTIRNHVATGLATVRGAVEERELYLRHQREFFSSALTAANKFPTKAYVFGSAQDPTLTNRFLELLLQHKIRVHELGKTVTLDKQTFEQGKAYVVPTAQPQYRIVHSLFEEVTAFHDSVFYDVTGWSQAHAYGLPLSKQKNTSLVQGAPVVASKPLTGTVNGGASSYAYLLPWSDYNAPKALVALQQAGLSVKTAFKPFRAGTSAKPVDFGYGSLVIPVATQKLPADSVFQIVSRVSRKAQVTFTGVSTGFSVGGIDLGSNNVRTVPETKAALLVGTGTNVAEVGEAWFVASQHLGIPLSRIELSNVSRAPLGRYSALVLVGGSYATLDKATVDKIRRWVTDGGTLITLKNASEWAIKQGIVKEKLLIPASAGWADTTALAVAIAEATPPTPKATQRPKKSELPFAKRVDFVEQEQEGTRAIAGSIYRASVDPTNPIGFGLTNRQLFVFRNGTTFLRPSRNPYATVAQYAAAPLVSGYVSRNNLRQISNSAAVVVSKSGAGRVILFADDPNFRHYWHGTDRLFTNALLFGPLLNLPTGPDVPTGEEE